In Acipenser ruthenus chromosome 15, fAciRut3.2 maternal haplotype, whole genome shotgun sequence, a genomic segment contains:
- the LOC131697547 gene encoding zinc finger and SCAN domain-containing protein 29-like produces MDPATVLAMFREQEEKREEREIRRQEQLAQFFGQLVEKMSTPASETAVARMFATQPKLQKMTPEDDPEAFLVTFERVAEAAGWPKEHWAMKLAPCLTGEAQAAYRALMATEAADYAKVKEAILSRLGITEETYRRRFREYQLSEGVRPRVAGQYLLDQCTRWLQPEEHTPQELVQKIAIEQFASILPPGNREWVKRNQPTTLEKAIILAEAYEDANEGAVPDPTPAPKPTRTNQSMKPRGGNQTFRPWRPRLAPSWARGKPPNLSVTDSQDKQTPLVPSTPVCYRCNEPGHIARDCPMMEVDLAKRSWSAVTAHHEED; encoded by the exons atggatccagctacagtcttggcaatgtttagggagcaggaggagaaACGAGAGGAGAGGGAGATACGGCGCCAGGAACAGCTCGCCCagttctttggacagctggtggagAAAATGTCGACACCAGCATCGGAAACAGCGGTTGCCCGGATGTTTGCAACACAACCGAAGTTACAAAAGATGACTCCGGAAGATGATCCCGAGGCTTTTCTGGTCACCTTTGAGAGAGTGGCAGAAGCAGCAGGGTGGCCCAAGGAACACTGGGCCATGAAACTGGCACCTTGCTTGACAGGGGAAGCTCAAGCAGCGTATAGGGCATTAATGGCCACAGAGGCAGCGGATTATGCCAAAGTAAAAGAAGCTATTCTCTCACGCCTCGGGATCACAGAAGAAACATACCGGCGCCGCTTCCGGGAATaccagctgtccgagggggtgcgGCCCCGGGTTGCGGGACAGTATCTCCTGGATCAATGCACCCGGTGGCTGCAACCAGAAGAACACACCCCCCAAGAACTGGTGCAGAAGATCGCGATAGAACAGTTCGCGTCTATTCTACCGCCAGGAAACCGGGAGTGGGTTAAACGGAATCAACCTACCACTCTCGAGAAAGCCATCATCCTGGCGGAGGCATATGAAGACGCAAACGAAGGCGCCGTCCCTGACCCCACTCCTGCCCCTAAGCCAACCCGGACCAACCAATCAATGAAGCCCAGAGGGGGTAACCAGACCTTTAGACCATGGAGGCCGAGGTTAGCCCCATCTTGGGCGAGAGGAAAACCCCCTAACCTGTCGGTCACTGACTCACAGGACAAACAAACTCCGTTGGTACCTTCTACCCCAGTGTGTTACAGGTGTAATGAGCCCGGACATATTGCCAGGGATTGTCCGATGATGGAGGTGGACCTGGCAAAAAGATCCTGGTCAGCGGTAACAG cacatcACGAAGAGGACTAG